The Solibacillus sp. FSL R7-0682 genome includes a window with the following:
- the rpe gene encoding ribulose-phosphate 3-epimerase: MIKIAPSILAADFAKLGQEVKEVEAAGAELIHIDVMDGHFVPNISFGAIALEAIRPLSTLPMDVHLMIENPDQYIEQFAKAGADYITVHVEACRHLHRTIQLIRSFGVKPGVVLNPHTPIETIQHILEDIDMVLFMTVNPGFGGQKFIESVVPKVEALSNIIKERGLNIEIEIDGGINAETIVPCAKAGATIFVAGSAIYGKENRAQALQEIKQAGLDAIK; the protein is encoded by the coding sequence ATGATTAAAATTGCACCATCAATTTTAGCAGCAGATTTTGCAAAGCTAGGTCAAGAAGTAAAAGAGGTTGAAGCAGCAGGAGCAGAACTAATCCATATTGATGTAATGGATGGTCACTTTGTACCAAATATATCTTTTGGGGCAATTGCGTTAGAAGCAATTCGACCGCTTTCAACATTACCGATGGATGTTCATTTAATGATTGAAAATCCAGACCAATATATCGAACAGTTTGCAAAAGCTGGTGCAGATTATATAACGGTACATGTAGAGGCATGCCGTCATTTGCATCGTACAATTCAATTAATTCGTTCATTTGGTGTGAAGCCTGGTGTTGTATTAAATCCACATACACCGATTGAAACTATTCAGCACATTTTAGAGGACATCGATATGGTGTTATTTATGACAGTGAACCCTGGTTTTGGTGGGCAAAAATTCATTGAATCGGTTGTACCAAAAGTCGAAGCTTTATCGAACATTATTAAAGAGCGCGGCTTAAACATTGAAATTGAAATTGATGGTGGCATTAATGCAGAAACGATCGTGCCGTGTGCAAAAGCAGGTGCAACAATTTTTGTTGCAGGCTCAGCAATTTACGGGAAAGAAAATCGCGCACAAGCTTTACAAGAAATTAAACAAGCAGGATTGGACGCAATTAAGTGA
- the rsgA gene encoding ribosome small subunit-dependent GTPase A, which translates to MAQGQIRKALSGYYYIEKDGELIQCRGRGIFRNRGESPLVGDFVDYTYDGESDGSVDKIYERKNALVRPPIANVDQALLVFSAKEPDFNTILLDRFLVVLESFQVQPIIILTKMDLLNDDEKKTLEQYVSDYEAIGYEIIQTYKNDASLMAKIEPLLQGKTSVLAGQSGVGKSTLLNTLLPELELKTGIISKSLGRGKHTTRHVELIEVCGGLLADTPGFSSFDFDTIEKEELTSCFPEFLRLSEDCKFRGCLHKKEPKCAVKAALEAGEIRPYRYEHYEQFLQEIIDRKPRY; encoded by the coding sequence ATGGCGCAAGGCCAAATTCGAAAAGCATTAAGCGGTTATTATTATATTGAAAAGGATGGCGAGCTAATCCAATGTCGTGGGCGAGGGATTTTCCGTAACCGAGGAGAATCCCCGTTAGTTGGCGATTTTGTCGACTATACGTATGATGGTGAATCAGATGGCTCTGTTGATAAAATTTATGAGCGTAAAAACGCATTAGTTCGTCCACCTATTGCCAATGTAGATCAAGCACTTCTTGTTTTTTCTGCTAAAGAGCCAGATTTCAATACGATTTTATTAGATCGTTTTTTAGTTGTCCTAGAATCTTTTCAAGTACAGCCAATCATCATTTTAACAAAAATGGATTTACTTAATGATGATGAAAAAAAGACGCTGGAGCAATATGTGAGTGATTATGAAGCAATTGGTTATGAAATTATTCAAACCTACAAGAACGACGCAAGCTTAATGGCAAAAATTGAACCTTTATTACAAGGTAAGACATCTGTTTTAGCCGGGCAATCAGGAGTCGGTAAATCGACATTATTAAATACGCTATTACCTGAGCTTGAGTTAAAAACAGGTATTATTTCGAAAAGCTTAGGGCGTGGAAAGCATACAACACGCCATGTGGAATTAATTGAAGTATGTGGGGGTCTATTAGCAGATACACCAGGCTTTAGTTCCTTTGATTTTGATACAATTGAAAAAGAGGAATTGACGAGCTGCTTCCCGGAATTTCTACGTTTAAGCGAAGACTGTAAATTCCGTGGATGTTTGCATAAAAAAGAGCCTAAGTGTGCTGTGAAGGCTGCTTTAGAAGCAGGAGAGATTCGTCCATATCGCTACGAGCACTATGAACAATTTTTACAAGAAATTATCGATCGAAAGCCGAGGTACTAA
- the pknB gene encoding Stk1 family PASTA domain-containing Ser/Thr kinase, with the protein MLVGKHISGRYKIIQLIGGGGMSNVYLAHDIILNRDVAIKILRYDFTNEEEFHRRFQREALSATSLTNPNIVSIYDVGEDEDMHYIVMEYIKGKTLKQYIQEFSPLSAARSVHIMKQLTSAIAHAHENGIIHRDIKPQNILMDEEGNVKITDFGIATSLGATSYTQTNSVIGTVHYLSPEQARGGLATMKSDVYSLGIVFYELLTGELPFSGESAVSIALKHLQSETPSVREFDASIPQSVENIVLKATAKDTNHRYASAEEMHEDLETSLSMNRINEPKFMPPLDDDATKLIPIIKDPKVEPAKKQPVVDQTLIMDKKLGDSPVSKQKQKPKTNSKKKWSLIVGVAAVLLILGTVLAFLLTPDKEKVPDVVNMELEQAIRSLEEKGFVIGEQEERYNEEVEAGKVIETNPSAGLEKVKGTEIDLIISIGKQPGTMDDFVGKQVEQVLATLDSQEVKFKEVKINEVYSNNVDGEIIDQSPSAGEEVIVEDTEIVLTVSKGPEKVTLINLVGNFNEANLKEYERSSGFKIRITGEKYSNTVPAGNVMEQTPKAGSNLEQGSTVNVVLSKGPEAKKQKLYTLRVDIPYEPLEEGSEQTVSVYIQDKTRTMAEPVETIKITESTSYLIQLEIVEGDKAAYQIVRDNNVIANETITYDSLVKE; encoded by the coding sequence ATGCTTGTAGGTAAACATATTAGTGGTCGATATAAAATTATACAGCTTATTGGCGGTGGCGGAATGTCCAATGTGTATTTAGCCCATGACATTATATTAAATCGCGATGTAGCTATCAAAATTTTACGATACGACTTTACAAATGAAGAGGAATTCCATCGACGTTTCCAGCGTGAAGCATTGTCTGCAACGAGCCTTACGAATCCGAATATTGTCAGTATTTATGATGTAGGCGAAGATGAAGATATGCATTATATCGTCATGGAGTACATTAAGGGGAAAACATTAAAACAATACATACAGGAGTTTTCACCTTTATCTGCTGCCCGTAGTGTGCATATTATGAAGCAACTGACATCGGCAATTGCCCATGCGCATGAAAATGGAATTATTCATCGAGATATTAAGCCACAAAATATTTTGATGGATGAAGAAGGAAATGTGAAAATTACTGATTTTGGCATTGCAACATCTCTTGGAGCAACGTCTTATACGCAAACGAATTCTGTTATTGGTACAGTGCATTATTTATCACCAGAACAGGCGCGCGGTGGATTAGCAACAATGAAATCGGATGTATACTCACTTGGCATTGTGTTCTATGAGCTTTTAACGGGTGAATTACCGTTTTCGGGTGAATCTGCTGTATCGATTGCCTTAAAGCATTTGCAATCGGAAACGCCTTCTGTTCGAGAATTTGATGCATCGATTCCACAAAGTGTCGAAAATATTGTCCTGAAGGCAACCGCAAAAGATACAAATCATCGATATGCTTCTGCTGAAGAAATGCATGAAGATTTGGAAACGTCTTTATCGATGAATCGCATAAATGAACCGAAATTTATGCCACCACTAGATGATGATGCAACGAAGCTCATACCGATAATTAAAGATCCAAAAGTAGAGCCAGCAAAGAAGCAACCGGTAGTGGATCAAACGCTGATAATGGATAAGAAATTAGGGGATTCCCCCGTTTCAAAGCAAAAACAAAAACCTAAGACAAATTCAAAAAAGAAATGGTCACTTATTGTAGGTGTTGCGGCGGTACTTCTTATACTAGGCACAGTTCTTGCGTTCTTATTAACACCAGATAAAGAGAAAGTTCCAGATGTAGTGAACATGGAATTAGAACAAGCGATTCGTTCATTAGAGGAAAAGGGCTTTGTCATTGGTGAGCAAGAAGAACGTTATAACGAAGAGGTGGAGGCTGGAAAAGTCATTGAAACGAATCCATCTGCCGGCTTAGAGAAAGTAAAAGGAACCGAGATAGACCTAATTATAAGTATCGGGAAACAACCTGGCACTATGGACGACTTCGTTGGAAAACAAGTTGAACAAGTATTGGCGACGTTAGATAGCCAAGAAGTTAAATTTAAGGAAGTAAAAATTAACGAAGTATATTCAAATAATGTTGATGGAGAAATTATCGATCAATCACCTAGTGCTGGAGAAGAAGTCATCGTAGAGGATACTGAAATTGTTTTAACGGTAAGTAAAGGACCGGAGAAGGTAACCCTTATTAACCTAGTAGGGAACTTCAATGAGGCAAATTTGAAGGAATATGAAAGAAGCTCTGGTTTTAAAATCCGTATTACAGGCGAGAAATATTCGAACACAGTGCCTGCTGGGAATGTGATGGAGCAAACACCAAAAGCAGGATCAAATTTAGAACAAGGTAGCACCGTTAATGTAGTCCTATCGAAAGGACCTGAAGCGAAAAAACAAAAACTATATACACTTAGAGTCGATATTCCGTATGAGCCTTTAGAAGAAGGTTCCGAACAGACAGTTTCGGTTTATATTCAAGATAAAACACGTACGATGGCGGAGCCAGTTGAAACAATAAAAATCACCGAATCAACAAGTTATTTAATTCAGTTGGAAATTGTCGAAGGAGATAAGGCGGCGTACCAAATTGTTCGAGATAATAACGTGATCGCGAACGAAACAATTACGTACGACAGCCTGGTGAAGGAATAA
- a CDS encoding Stp1/IreP family PP2C-type Ser/Thr phosphatase, translating into MDFTVESDIGLKRTINEDRAAFFERPDRFKLAILADGMGGHNAGDVASEMAISEMEQLFLEVEANVLAAKATKMEWLRDAVSHINQTIYQYSLTHENCNGMGTTMIAILLDGKDCLISHVGDSRVYHFTNNEVQLITRDHSYVNILLESGEISEEEAQNHPQRNFILKALGTEISIDPDFYEITLTNEAYLLICSDGLSNKLSAREMATIIELPISIQEKGKKLVQLANDSGGEDNISLILMTTQEEV; encoded by the coding sequence GTGGACTTTACAGTGGAAAGTGATATTGGGTTAAAGCGAACAATTAATGAAGATCGGGCGGCTTTTTTTGAGCGCCCTGATCGTTTTAAGCTTGCGATTTTAGCAGACGGCATGGGTGGACATAATGCAGGCGATGTAGCTAGTGAAATGGCGATTAGTGAGATGGAGCAATTATTTCTAGAAGTAGAGGCTAACGTTTTAGCTGCAAAAGCTACGAAAATGGAATGGTTACGAGACGCGGTTTCACATATTAATCAAACAATTTATCAGTATTCGTTAACACATGAAAATTGCAACGGTATGGGTACAACGATGATTGCTATTCTACTTGATGGAAAGGACTGCTTAATTAGCCATGTCGGAGATAGTCGTGTATATCATTTTACAAATAATGAAGTTCAGTTAATTACACGAGATCATTCGTACGTCAATATTTTGCTGGAAAGTGGCGAAATTAGTGAAGAAGAAGCGCAAAATCATCCACAGCGAAATTTTATTTTAAAAGCACTAGGAACGGAAATATCCATAGATCCAGACTTTTATGAAATTACATTGACAAATGAAGCCTATTTGCTAATTTGTTCGGATGGATTGAGTAATAAACTATCGGCAAGAGAAATGGCTACTATTATTGAGTTACCTATTTCGATTCAAGAGAAAGGGAAAAAATTAGTTCAACTTGCAAATGATAGTGGGGGCGAAGATAATATTTCGCTTATTTTAATGACAACTCAAGAGGAGGTGTAG
- the rlmN gene encoding 23S rRNA (adenine(2503)-C(2))-methyltransferase RlmN, whose protein sequence is MEQEQLKKFEERIQDLVEEATDKPVRREKKEKPQLKPSIYSLRLDELKEWLTSNGEKAFRAGQIYEWLYEKRVKTFEEMSNLSKGLREKLEKEFVLTTLSTIIKQESKDGTIKFLFQLQDGYSIETVLMRHDYGNSICVTTQVGCRIGCTFCASTLGGLKRHLMAGEIVEQVVKVQQQLDETNERVSSIVIMGIGEPFDNYDAMMNFLKIMNDDKGLNIGARHITVSTSGIVPKIYQFADEGMQINFAVSLHAPNQEARQKLMPIARAYKLEELMEAVNYYTKKTGRRVTFEYGLMSGENDTEEVALELAALIKNIKCHVNLIPINYVPERDYIRTSRSKIFAFEKTLKEKGINVTIRREQGADIAAACGQLRAQERSHETK, encoded by the coding sequence ATGGAGCAAGAACAATTAAAAAAATTTGAAGAACGTATTCAGGATTTAGTAGAGGAAGCAACAGATAAGCCAGTGCGACGTGAAAAAAAGGAAAAGCCCCAACTGAAACCGTCTATCTATTCATTACGTCTAGATGAATTAAAAGAATGGTTAACGAGTAATGGAGAAAAAGCCTTCCGTGCAGGGCAAATTTATGAATGGCTTTATGAAAAACGTGTAAAAACCTTTGAAGAAATGTCAAACCTATCAAAAGGCTTACGTGAAAAGTTAGAAAAAGAATTTGTGTTAACTACACTTTCAACAATTATTAAGCAAGAGTCAAAAGATGGTACGATTAAGTTTTTATTCCAATTACAAGATGGCTATTCAATTGAAACCGTATTAATGCGCCACGATTACGGAAATTCAATTTGTGTTACGACACAAGTAGGCTGCCGTATTGGCTGTACGTTTTGTGCCTCAACATTAGGTGGCCTAAAACGTCATTTAATGGCAGGAGAAATTGTTGAGCAAGTAGTAAAAGTACAACAACAGCTTGATGAAACAAACGAACGTGTATCGAGCATTGTTATTATGGGGATTGGCGAACCGTTTGATAACTATGATGCGATGATGAACTTCCTGAAAATTATGAATGATGATAAAGGATTAAATATTGGTGCACGACATATAACTGTATCAACATCAGGTATTGTACCAAAAATTTATCAATTCGCAGATGAAGGGATGCAAATTAACTTTGCTGTATCACTGCACGCACCAAACCAAGAGGCGCGTCAAAAGTTAATGCCGATTGCTCGTGCCTATAAATTAGAGGAATTAATGGAGGCAGTCAATTACTATACAAAGAAAACAGGACGTCGTGTTACATTTGAATATGGCTTAATGTCAGGTGAAAATGATACGGAAGAAGTAGCATTAGAACTAGCAGCATTAATAAAAAATATTAAATGCCATGTCAATTTAATTCCGATCAACTACGTACCAGAGCGTGACTATATTCGTACATCGCGCAGTAAAATTTTTGCCTTTGAAAAAACGTTAAAAGAAAAAGGAATTAATGTAACGATCCGTCGTGAGCAAGGGGCAGATATTGCAGCGGCTTGTGGTCAGTTACGAGCGCAAGAACGATCACACGAAACAAAGTAG
- the rsmB gene encoding 16S rRNA (cytosine(967)-C(5))-methyltransferase RsmB, translated as MSKKKQIIWDGNVRDATLTILLTVDKSQAYSNLLLHQTIEKHKIEAKDRGLLTELTYGTLQHKLTLDYYLEPFIRGKVDIWVRWLLRMSLYQMHYLTRIPAHAAVNEAVEIAKRRGHKGIASMVNGILRSILREGVRSTDLIEDANERLAVETSHPQWLVDRWVESYGYAHTREMLLENNIPPLQTVRVNTTKATVEQVLTTLEREGVKARRSEVMPECIYLESGQAARTGAFRNGLITIQDESSMLPATVLNPQPGMKVLDMCAAPGGKTTHIAEKMNNEGAILATDLHPKKLDLIDENVARLGIDIVQTAPIDGRKAATLLQKESYDAVLVDAPCSGLGVMRRKPDIKYTKREEDLESLQTIQLAILNNAVQVLKQGGRLVYSTCTVDRRENEGTVKAFLAEHPEMEAVRLENLPPQLEAKQQDGMLQVFPQDIGSDGFFVAAFVKKGASN; from the coding sequence ATGAGTAAGAAAAAGCAAATCATCTGGGATGGCAATGTTCGAGACGCAACATTAACTATTCTTTTAACCGTCGATAAAAGCCAAGCGTACAGTAACTTATTATTACACCAAACAATCGAAAAACATAAAATTGAGGCAAAGGATCGCGGGCTTTTAACCGAGTTAACATATGGTACCCTACAGCATAAATTAACGCTTGATTACTATCTTGAGCCATTTATTCGAGGAAAGGTAGATATTTGGGTGCGTTGGCTACTAAGAATGTCACTATATCAAATGCATTATTTAACTCGTATACCGGCTCATGCAGCAGTAAATGAAGCAGTTGAAATTGCTAAGCGTCGTGGTCATAAAGGAATTGCCTCAATGGTAAATGGCATATTACGTTCGATTTTACGTGAAGGTGTTCGCTCAACAGATTTAATCGAAGATGCCAATGAACGACTAGCGGTAGAAACAAGTCATCCACAATGGCTAGTAGATCGTTGGGTAGAAAGCTACGGTTATGCCCATACAAGAGAAATGCTTTTAGAAAATAATATTCCCCCACTTCAAACAGTACGTGTTAATACAACAAAGGCAACTGTTGAGCAAGTATTAACGACATTAGAGCGTGAAGGTGTGAAGGCACGTCGCAGTGAAGTTATGCCGGAATGCATTTATTTAGAAAGTGGTCAGGCAGCAAGAACAGGTGCCTTTCGTAATGGGCTTATTACTATTCAGGACGAGAGCTCAATGCTCCCTGCTACTGTATTAAATCCACAGCCAGGTATGAAGGTACTTGATATGTGTGCGGCTCCAGGTGGAAAAACAACGCATATAGCGGAAAAAATGAATAATGAAGGCGCGATATTAGCAACGGATCTTCATCCGAAAAAACTTGATTTAATTGATGAAAATGTTGCGCGTCTTGGTATAGACATTGTTCAAACAGCCCCAATCGATGGTCGTAAAGCTGCTACTCTTTTACAAAAGGAAAGTTATGATGCGGTATTAGTTGATGCACCATGCTCAGGTTTAGGTGTTATGCGTCGTAAGCCAGATATTAAGTACACAAAGCGTGAAGAGGATTTAGAAAGTTTACAAACAATCCAATTAGCAATTTTAAATAATGCAGTACAAGTATTAAAGCAAGGTGGTCGATTAGTGTATTCAACATGTACTGTTGACCGTCGAGAAAATGAAGGTACGGTAAAAGCCTTTTTAGCAGAGCATCCAGAAATGGAAGCTGTACGTTTAGAAAATTTACCACCCCAACTAGAAGCGAAACAACAAGACGGGATGCTACAAGTATTCCCTCAAGATATTGGTAGTGACGGATTTTTCGTTGCTGCATTCGTAAAAAAAGGAGCGTCCAATTAA
- the fmt gene encoding methionyl-tRNA formyltransferase has product MTKIVFMGTPAFSAPILRMLHEEDYEIVAVVTQPDRPVGRKKVLTPPPVKVEALALGLPIIQPEKLRGSQELEEILSLNPDLVVTAAFGQILPKELLDAPRLGCINVHASLLPAYRGGAPIHQAIMDGQAKTGVTIMYMAEKLDAGNIISQREIVIEDSDHTGGMFEKLSDVGRELLKDTLPSIVDGTNDSIEQDESLVTYARNISREQELIDWNKDARTLYNQVRGLHPWPVAYTTFENANFKIWWAQIGETSTNAAPGEVVKIAKDYFEVATGDGHTLALFDVQPAGKKRMTAEEYLRGTGSKLQIGDRFQ; this is encoded by the coding sequence ATGACAAAAATCGTATTTATGGGAACACCCGCCTTTTCTGCACCAATTTTACGTATGCTTCATGAAGAAGACTATGAGATAGTGGCAGTCGTAACACAACCAGACCGTCCGGTTGGGCGTAAAAAAGTGTTAACGCCACCTCCAGTAAAGGTAGAGGCTTTAGCACTTGGTCTACCTATTATTCAGCCAGAAAAATTACGAGGCTCACAAGAGTTAGAAGAAATTTTATCATTAAATCCAGATTTAGTCGTAACGGCAGCATTTGGCCAAATTTTACCGAAAGAATTATTAGATGCACCACGCTTAGGGTGTATTAATGTACACGCATCTTTATTGCCAGCTTATCGTGGTGGTGCGCCAATTCACCAAGCCATTATGGATGGGCAAGCAAAGACTGGTGTAACGATTATGTATATGGCTGAAAAATTAGATGCGGGAAATATTATTTCGCAACGTGAGATTGTTATTGAAGATTCTGACCATACAGGTGGTATGTTTGAAAAACTGAGTGATGTTGGACGTGAATTATTAAAAGATACTTTACCTTCAATTGTTGATGGTACAAATGATTCAATTGAACAAGACGAATCCCTTGTAACTTATGCACGTAATATTAGCCGCGAGCAAGAGTTAATTGATTGGAATAAGGATGCACGCACATTATATAATCAAGTGCGAGGTTTACATCCATGGCCAGTTGCTTATACAACCTTTGAAAATGCAAACTTCAAAATTTGGTGGGCACAGATTGGTGAAACATCAACAAATGCTGCACCTGGTGAAGTTGTAAAAATTGCGAAGGATTATTTTGAGGTAGCGACAGGTGATGGGCACACACTAGCACTTTTCGATGTACAGCCAGCAGGCAAAAAACGTATGACAGCAGAAGAGTATTTACGAGGTACGGGCTCGAAATTACAGATTGGGGACCGTTTTCAATGA
- the def gene encoding peptide deformylase, translating into MAIKEVIKNPADILTMQTKEVEVINEDIIQLLDDLYETMDEHDGVGIAAPQINVGLRVAIVELGEDILEMINPVVLETRGEEEDVEGCLSFPDLFGMVKRPTYVKIEAADREGRIYELEAEDFEARCILHEIDHLDGVLFDSKMTRVLTEDELEELYAEAEEE; encoded by the coding sequence ATGGCTATCAAAGAAGTAATAAAAAATCCCGCAGACATTTTAACTATGCAAACAAAAGAGGTTGAAGTTATTAATGAAGACATCATTCAGCTTCTAGATGATTTATATGAAACGATGGATGAACATGATGGCGTAGGAATAGCGGCACCACAAATTAATGTTGGCTTACGCGTGGCAATTGTTGAACTAGGAGAAGATATTTTAGAGATGATTAACCCGGTTGTTCTTGAAACACGTGGTGAAGAAGAAGACGTAGAAGGTTGTTTAAGCTTCCCTGATTTATTCGGTATGGTAAAGCGCCCAACTTATGTGAAGATCGAAGCAGCAGATCGAGAAGGTCGTATTTATGAATTAGAAGCGGAAGACTTTGAGGCACGTTGTATCTTACATGAAATCGATCATTTAGATGGTGTGTTGTTTGATTCAAAAATGACACGTGTACTAACTGAAGATGAATTAGAAGAGTTATACGCAGAAGCTGAGGAGGAATAA
- the priA gene encoding primosomal protein N', whose protein sequence is MIAQVIVDVSAYPVDRPFDYLIPEQWEELIDTGCRVKVPFGPRNVLGFIVGLKQDTDVPLDKIKAVAEILDLESILTDEMLALAKWLKTQTICYEIDALQVMLPGALRAKYEKFAVNQVDIKQLPETLQAYFEKTSKVNIKQLEQAMLLKPLKQAIREGYILIENEVKQKGQVKQVRKVQIAELAVLEEVEQMISSRAQKQKQLVEWMKQNSGAVVTPDEITDALSITSAVLNSVIEKGAAQYIQEEVYRDPYTKDIVQTDFLKLTSEQQEALTKIKQAMAQRRAETFLLHGVTGSGKTEVYLQAIQQTIADGKEAIVLVPEISLTPQMTERFKSRFGEQVAVMHSGLSVGEKYDEWRKVQQQKVKVVVGARSAIFAPFKNLGLIILDEEHESTYKQEDSPRYHARDVAIWRGQYYNCPVILGSATPALESYARAKKGVYTLLTLENRAKNQALPTVQIIDMREQLQAGNRSMFSMPLMEALQERLRKKEQSVLFLNRRGYSSFVLCRDCGTTVQCPNCDISLTYHRYQEKLKCHYCGYDEYVPNACPQCQSEHIRYFGTGTQKVEEEIYKLFPEARVLRMDVDTTKQKGAHEKMLDAFGAGEADILLGTQMIAKGLDFPNITLVGVLSADTSLHLPDYRAAEKTFQLMTQVSGRAGRHDKPGEVFVQTYTPEHYAIELSKEQLYTPFYEREMHTRHQAGYPPYYYLALVQVSHEDVVMAAEYAGRVAEYLRSNLSFNVSVIGPTTASISRLQNRYRYQCLIKYKIEPNLISVLLQLIKLYRSEWIKKGIMLTVDLDPMMI, encoded by the coding sequence ATGATTGCACAAGTGATCGTGGACGTTTCAGCATATCCTGTTGATCGCCCATTTGATTATTTAATTCCGGAGCAGTGGGAAGAGTTGATCGATACTGGCTGTCGAGTAAAAGTGCCATTTGGTCCAAGAAATGTACTTGGCTTTATCGTAGGACTCAAACAAGATACGGATGTCCCGCTTGATAAAATTAAAGCAGTTGCTGAAATATTAGATTTGGAATCTATCTTAACTGATGAGATGCTTGCACTTGCAAAATGGCTTAAAACACAAACGATTTGTTACGAGATTGATGCATTACAAGTAATGCTCCCTGGAGCTTTACGTGCAAAATATGAAAAATTTGCTGTTAATCAAGTAGATATAAAGCAATTACCCGAAACGTTACAAGCGTACTTCGAAAAAACTTCAAAAGTAAACATTAAGCAATTGGAACAAGCAATGCTCTTAAAACCTTTAAAGCAAGCCATTCGGGAAGGGTATATCCTGATTGAAAACGAAGTAAAGCAAAAAGGTCAAGTGAAGCAAGTACGTAAAGTTCAAATTGCGGAACTAGCTGTTCTAGAAGAAGTAGAACAAATGATTTCATCTCGTGCACAAAAGCAAAAGCAACTTGTTGAATGGATGAAGCAAAATAGTGGTGCTGTTGTAACACCTGATGAGATTACAGATGCTCTTTCAATAACAAGTGCGGTGTTAAATAGCGTTATCGAAAAAGGCGCAGCACAGTATATTCAAGAGGAAGTTTATCGAGATCCATATACTAAAGATATCGTCCAAACAGATTTTTTGAAACTTACTTCTGAGCAACAAGAGGCATTAACTAAAATTAAGCAAGCAATGGCACAAAGACGTGCAGAAACATTTTTACTGCACGGTGTAACAGGTAGTGGGAAAACTGAAGTGTATTTGCAAGCTATTCAACAAACGATTGCAGATGGGAAGGAAGCAATTGTACTCGTACCAGAAATCTCATTGACGCCACAAATGACTGAGCGCTTTAAATCCCGCTTTGGAGAACAAGTAGCAGTCATGCATAGTGGTTTATCTGTCGGAGAAAAATATGATGAATGGCGTAAAGTGCAGCAACAGAAAGTAAAGGTTGTTGTTGGAGCGCGTTCGGCGATCTTTGCTCCTTTTAAAAACTTAGGACTAATTATTTTAGATGAAGAGCATGAATCAACATATAAGCAAGAGGATTCTCCTCGTTATCATGCGCGAGATGTAGCAATTTGGCGAGGTCAGTATTACAATTGTCCGGTTATTTTAGGGAGTGCAACACCAGCATTGGAGTCCTATGCACGAGCGAAAAAGGGTGTTTATACATTATTAACATTAGAAAATCGTGCGAAAAACCAAGCACTTCCTACTGTTCAAATAATTGATATGCGTGAACAGCTACAAGCGGGAAATCGTTCGATGTTTTCAATGCCACTTATGGAAGCATTGCAGGAACGCCTTCGAAAAAAAGAGCAATCTGTCCTGTTTTTAAATCGTCGTGGTTATTCATCCTTTGTGTTGTGTCGAGATTGTGGAACGACGGTACAATGTCCAAACTGTGATATTTCCTTAACCTATCATCGTTATCAGGAAAAATTGAAATGTCACTATTGTGGCTATGATGAATATGTACCAAATGCTTGCCCACAATGCCAAAGTGAGCATATTCGTTATTTTGGTACGGGTACACAAAAGGTGGAAGAGGAAATTTATAAGCTATTCCCTGAGGCACGAGTATTACGAATGGATGTTGATACGACAAAGCAAAAGGGTGCGCATGAGAAAATGTTGGATGCTTTTGGTGCTGGTGAAGCCGATATTTTACTAGGGACTCAAATGATTGCTAAAGGTCTAGATTTCCCAAATATTACATTAGTCGGGGTGCTTAGTGCGGATACGTCACTTCATTTACCTGATTATCGAGCAGCTGAAAAAACATTTCAACTGATGACGCAAGTAAGTGGCCGTGCTGGGCGACATGACAAACCAGGGGAAGTATTTGTGCAAACTTATACACCAGAACACTATGCAATTGAGTTATCAAAGGAACAATTGTATACACCGTTTTATGAACGGGAAATGCATACGAGACATCAGGCAGGCTATCCCCCATATTATTATCTTGCACTCGTGCAAGTATCCCATGAGGATGTTGTCATGGCTGCAGAATATGCAGGACGCGTTGCTGAATATTTGCGCTCTAATTTGTCGTTTAATGTATCGGTCATTGGACCAACGACAGCGAGTATTAGTCGTCTCCAAAATAGATATCGCTATCAATGTTTGATAAAATATAAAATAGAGCCTAACTTAATTTCCGTGTTGTTACAGTTAATCAAATTGTATCGCTCGGAGTGGATAAAAAAAGGCATTATGCTAACGGTCGATTTAGATCCGATGATGATCTAA